In the Mytilus galloprovincialis chromosome 10, xbMytGall1.hap1.1, whole genome shotgun sequence genome, one interval contains:
- the LOC143048654 gene encoding tyrosine-protein phosphatase 10D-like isoform X5, whose protein sequence is MAIDNYTLMLAWKEDFNSQQDHVSLSAIYNNTFSYEGEMNLTCTMLLSTCVTEVRGVIPGTPIEIRAYSVQNNRRSDPDIAFHSTKPETVTSLLETSSTTSTLELSVTPPFTSVFENYSVSIDDGYFYFRNYTYPASHTTFTIGNLSAGIEYNVSVGTVSEWEESRNQFSRIFYTNPNMPGDIDILTKDILTTSLKISWGPVESGQLDYYEVVISPKEPQTHSPFLQYNTDERNVKFDSLVPGRKYSITVTAVKGQKINSTNTVEQYTKPNPPSKILHTVIGGREIHLDWFKPTVGEVENYTVSIVSLGINGTTNTTLPIAPVTLSGTSYSFTQLHPGETYEISIVCRSGGETSDPLKITATTNATSVSELFIDHVTEDFINISWSRPENLTFQTFKLTINPAHSTTPVSIQESAGILFHSFTGLHPGTVYNLSIYLISGTSVIDKSERTAITDPLPVDDINITTHDTSSLLIDWSITKPLQQHHFEIVYEENNDSENITLPMVLALHDKTSYQSHIMRLTAGSLYTIHIRAVQEFNDLKSYSSWITMNKTTKPNSVTELKASVSGQDVMLSWKPNINSTQDSFYIWYRPILNLSSFWRQTFTRDLQTTLKGMFAGERYEFIVFAVSIGEMSLPRNVFAEVLPLSPQDITTSDILTDSVTLTWSYNKSSTFIEEFELTYSGYHSNSEGIVTVDGGNSTSSVNLNSLISGEIYEISITSQTGNLTSEATSMNVTIKPECLTALTENTALTTSDVITIKYTPVVNQFDHYQFTLINDTQRSPVIKSRSDTNRLVTFDRLTGGSLYVVGVLTVSNTQISDIRSISIFTAPNRPHVEQISTATEITLIINKPPGRVDSYLIVCALNSVPCGSHTIDASKDKITLPFVKLTPYQKYKFQIVTFAGLKNVSFFMNIETAQSAPSVVQNLHAKETQPREVVLTWNAPRVTNGIITAYIVEYRGRRNDMEPVIDSNVRTIMVDSTSAFSDPIEYTLKDLTAGLKYVFMVYAKTIINGPSVSSLLTTRTYNPKLKDGISSDMAAPTTPEDKTSSVTPSTITARFTNAFSDDYGEIIQYTIIVATNTDEDYLNTNTLPGWKAYQNDPSIKAYQAVSNCSDFFVLESTCNDRLRVQKRSVGEEEYKTFVIGSETNCKDPHYCNGPLKQNTEYYVKLRAYTTGGYADTVFSLPFKTGSVTEESSYGGIIGGIVAAVVIIALILFAVLFLRRNIRSKSNMYRQGHDHRMTPRSSMRSHKKKHEINIANFRDHVMTMSADSDFKYAEEFEDLKEIGREQSCSAAELPVNRGKNRFTNILPYDHSRVKLLPTDDEEGSDYINANYMPGFNSKREYIVTQGPLPSTRDDFWRMIWEQNSRNVVMLTKCVEKGREKCDQYWPSGSDAMFYGDIQVAVLNETKFPSWTVTEFRIALGDLTRQVRHFHFTAWPDFGVPDKPQTLIRFVRIVREKLIRECGPIVVHCSAGVGRSGTFIGLDRLLQDILDRDIIDIFNVVAEMRRERVWMVQTEQQYVCIHQCLMCVLDGKEEEHVYVNSGNVNQAFEDDEGINVEVP, encoded by the exons ATGGCTATAGATAACTACACATTGATGTTAGCATGGAAAGAAGACTTTAATAGCCAACAG gaCCATGTATCTTTATCAGCTATTTATAACAACACCTTTAGTTATGAGGGTGAGATGAATCTGACCTGTACGATGTTACTGTCCACCTGTGTGACCGAGGTCCGAGGGGTCATTCCTGGCACACCTATAGAGATCAGAGCATACTCTGTACAGAACAACAGGAGAAGTGACCCAGATATAGCTTTCCATTCTACAA AGCCAGAGACAGTAACCAGTTTACTAGAGACTAGTAGTACCACATCTACACTGGAGTTGTCAGTAACTCCACCATTTACTTCAGTATTTGAGAACTACTCTGTCAGTATAGATGATGGGTACTTCTACTTCAGAAACTATACTTATCCAGCCAGTCACACAACATTTACTATAGGGAACCTGTCAGCAGGGATAGAGTATAATGTCTCTGTTGGTACTGTATCTGAATGGGAAGAAAGCAGGAACCAGTTCAGTAGGATTTTCTATACCA atCCTAACATGCCAGGAGACATAGATATTTTGACAAAGGATATCCTGACTACCTCACTGAAGATATCATGGGGACCTGTTGAGAGTGGACAGTTGGATTATTATGAAGTTGTCATTTCCCCTAAAGAACCTCAGACTCACTCACCTTT cCTCCAGTACAATACAGATGAGAGAAATGTAAAATTTGATTCTCTAGTCCCAGGAAGGAAGTACTCCATCACAGTGACAGCAGTTAAAGGACAGAAGATAAATAGTACAAACACAGTCGAACAATATACAA AACCAAATCCTCCCTCTAAGATTTTACACACTGTTATTGGAGGTCGTGAGATCCATCTAGACTGGTTCAAACCGACAGTAGGAGAAGTAGAGAATTACACTGTCAGTATTGTCTCCCTTGGTATAAACGGCACTACCAACACCACCCTACCCATAGCTCCCGTCACCTTATCAGGGACATCATACTCCTTCACCCAGCTCCACCCAGGAGAGACCTATGAGATATCGATTGTTTGTAGAAGTGGTGGAGAAACCAGTGATCCGCTCAAGATAACAGCTACTACAA ATGCAACATCAGTATCAGAATTATTTATTGACCATGTAACTGAAGACTTTATAAATATATCTTGGTCACGTCCAGAGAACTTGACCTTCCAGACATTTAAACTGACCATTAATCCAGCCCATAGTACAACACCAGTATCTATACAAGA atCAGCTGGGATATTATTTCACAGTTTTACAGGATTACATCCAGGAACAGTATATAACTTGTCTATCTACCTTATATCAGGGACAAGTGTTATTGATAAATCTGAAAGAACAGCCATCACAG ATCCTTTACCAGTGGATGATATCAACATTACAACACATGATACCAGCAGCTTACTTATTGATTGGTCCATTACAAAACCATTACAACAACATCATTTTGAA ATTGTGTATGAAGAGAATAATGATTCAGAAAACATCACATTACCTATGGTGCTAGCTCTTCATGACAAAACAAGTTACCAGTCACATATTATGAGACTTACAGCTGGATCCCTGTATACAATTCATATAAGAGCTGTACAAGAGTTTAATGACCTAAAGAGTTATAGTTCCTGGATTACTATGAACAAAACCACAA agcCCAATTCAGTGACTGAATTAAAGGCATCAGTTTCTGGCCAAGATGTAATGTTGTCATGGAAACCAAATATCAATAGTACCCAGGACAGTTTTTATATTTGGTATAGGCCAATATTAAATCTCTCCTCCTTTTGGAGACAGACATTTACCCGTGACCTCCAGACAACCTTGAAAGGAATGTTTGCAGGGGAGAGATATGAGTTTATTGTGTTTGCAGTTAGTATAGGAGAAATGAGTTTACCCAGAAATGTCTTTGCTGAAGTTT TACCTCTGTCACCACAAGACATAACTACGTCAGACATCTTGACAGATTCTGTTACATTGACCTGGTCATATAACAAATCATCAACTTTCATTGAGGAGTTTGAACTCACTTATTCTGGTTACCATAGTAACAGTGAGGGTATAGTAACTGTAGATGGTGGGAATTCTACATCTTCTGTTAATCTTAATAGTTTGATTTCTGGAGAGATCTATGAGATCAGTATAACAAGTCAAACAGGAAACCTGACATCAGAAGCCACTTCCATGAATGTTACAATCA AGCCTGAATGTTTGACAGCATTAACAGAGAATACAGCCTTGACCACAAGTGATGTCATTACTATCAAGTATACACCGGTTGTAAACCAGTTTGATCATTATCAATTTACTCTTATTAATGATACACAAAGATCGCCTGTAATAAAGAGCAGAAGTGATACAAACAGATTGGTGACATTTGACAGATTGACAGGTGGTAGCTTGTATGTTGTTGGGGTGCTGACAGTCAGTAACACACAGATCAGTGATATAAGGAGTATCTCTATATTCACAG CCCCAAACAGGCCTCATGTAGAACAGATCAGCACTGCTACAGAGATCACACTCATTATTAACAAGCCACCAGGTCGTGTAGACAGCTACCTTATTGTTTGTGCTCTTAACTCTGTTCCATGTGGCAGTCACACAATAGATGCCAGTAAAGACAAGATAACTCTACCTTTTGTAAAGCTGACACCGTACCAGAAATATAAATTCCAGATCGTCACTTTTGCTGGACTGAAAAATGTGTCTTTCTTCATGAATATAGAAACAGCACAATCAG CACCATCTGTAGTACAGAATTTACATGCTAAAGAAACGCAGCCAAGAGAGGTAGTCTTGACTTGGAATGCTCCCAGGGTCACTAATGGAATTATTACAGCTTATATTGTGGAATATAGGGGAAGAAGAAATGATATG GAGCCTGTGATTGACTCTAATGTAAGAACTATCATGGTAGACTCTACCTCAGCCTTCAGTGATCCTATTGAATACACACTCAAAGATTTAACAGCAGGACTTAAATATGTATTTATG GTTTATGCTAAGACTATTATAAATGGTCCATCAGTGTCCAGTCTTCTAACAACAAGAACATACA ACCCCAAACTTAAAGATGGAATTAGTTCAGACATGGCTGCCCCTACAACTCCAGAGGATAAGACCTCTTCTGTAACACCGTCAACTATAACTGCCAGATTTACTAATGCATTCTCTGACGACTATGGGGAGATAATCCAGTACACCATAATAGTAGCTACCAATACAGATGAGGACTATCTAAATACCAACACTCTACCTGGATGGAAGGCATATCAGAATGACCCATCCATTAAAGCTTATCAAGCCGTGTCTAATTGTTCTGACTTCTTTGTACTGGAGTCTACTTGTAATGATCGTTTACGTGTTCAGAAAAGGAGTGTTGGTGAAGAGGAGTATAAAACGTTCGTAATAGGCAGTGAAACAAATTGCAAAGATCCTCATTATTGTAATGGACCATTAAAACAGAACACAGAATATTATGTCAAGCTTCGGGCCTACACAACTGGGGGATATGCAGATACAGTCTTTTCTCTTCCtttcaaaacag GTTCTGTAACAGAAGAAAGTAGTTATGGTGGTATCATCGGTGGCATTGTGGCAGCAGTTGTTATCATTGCTCTTATTCTGTTTGCTGTTTTGTTCCTACGTAGAAATATCAGGTCAAAGAGTAACATGTATAGACAAGGTCATGACCACAGGATGACCCCAAGGTCATCAATGAGAAGTCACAAGAAAAA GCATGAAATCAACATTGCCAACTTCAGAGATCATGTGATGACAATGTCAGCTGACTCGGATTTCAAGTATGCTGAGGAATTTGAG GATTTGAAGGAGATTGGGAGGGAGCAATCATGCTCAGCAGCAGAACTTCCAGTAAACCGCGGCAAGAACAGATTTACTAATATTCTACCCTATGACCACTCTAGAGTCAAGTTACTTCCGACAGATGACGAGGAAGGGTCTGATTATATCAATGCGAACTATATGCCT ggATTTAATTCCAAGCGAGAGTATATAGTTACACAAGGCCCACTACCCTCTACAAGAGATGACTTCTGGCGAATGATCTGGGAACAGAATTCTAGGAATGTTGTGATGCTAACTAAATGTGTAGAAAAAGGAAGG GAAAAATGTGACCAGTATTGGCCATCAGGATCAGATGCCATGTTTTATGGTGATATACAAGTAGCTGTTCTTAATGAGACAAAGTTTCCATCATGGACAGTTACAGAATTCAGGATAGCACTG GGAGATTTGACCAGACAGGTCCGACATTTCCATTTCACAGCTTGGCCAGATTTTGGTGTTCCTGATAAGCCACAAACATTGATAAGATTTGTCAGAATAGTCAGGGAAAAATTAATCAGGGAATGTGGACCTATTGTTGTTCACTGCAG TGCTGGTGTGGGAAGATCTGGAACTTTTATTGGCTTAGACAGACTGCTACAGGACATTTTAGACCGTGatattattgatatatttaatgtGGTGGCAGAGATGAGGAGAGAGAGGGTCTGGATGGTACAAACAGAG CAACAATATGTATGTATACACCAGTGCCTTATGTGTGTGTTAGACGGTAAAGAAGAGGAACATGTGTATGTTAACTCAGGAAATGTCAATCAGGCATTTGAag ATGATGAAGGAATTAATGTTGAAGTGCCTTGA